In uncultured Desulfuromonas sp., the genomic stretch GTCAGATCATCATCTGGGGCAAGGCGGACGGCGTGCAGATCACCGATATCATCTCGCCACCCGATTACACCGAATCGATCAGCCGTGAACTCGATGAGGTCCGGCTGCCCGTGGATGCTCTGAAGGTGCGGTGGCTGGGAGATTATTTCGACACGGAACTGATCTGGATTCCGCTGTTCAAGGCGGCGGTTCAGGCAAAAGGGGATAACCCGTGGACCGTGCGTCAGGAGGTGCCGGACCATATCCATATCACCACGCACGGCGTGGACGAACCGACTACGAATCTGAGAAACAGTGAATTGGCCCTCAAGGTGTCCGGTTATTTTTCCGGTCTGGATGTGGCCGCATCGGTGTTTTACACCTGGGACGATTATGCCGCCTACCACCGCCGGGTTGTCCCTGATGGCGATGATCTGCTGGTGACCTATTTCCCGCGCCATCACCGTCTGACCGTGTTCGGACTGGAATTCTCCCGGCCCTGGTCCGATTTCGTGTTTCGCGGCGAAGCGGCCTGGTATGTCGGGCGCTACTTGGAGCGCGACGACCTCGACGCCGATCCGATCGCCAAGGACGTAGTCAAGTGGCTGGGCGGCGTGGATTGGTCGCCCGGCAATGACTGGAGTGTCATCGGGCAACTGACGGGCGACATCATTATCGATTACGACGCTGCGCTGGCCGATGAACGGCAGACCTGTCTGGCAACCCTGAACCTCTCCAAACAGCTGCTGCGTCAGACGCTGACGCTATCGGCAATGCTCTACTACGATTTGGACGACAATGAATTTTATCATCGTTTCAAAGCCGACTATGCCGTGACGGGTGCCTTTCATCTGATCGGCGGTGCCGACATCTTCAGCTCCGGTGACGGCCGTTTTGGACAATACAAAGGGAATTCGCAGATCTGGATAAAGGCCAAATACAGTTTCTGAGCGGAATGACGACACCTTCCGAAAGAGAGTCGAACTATGTTGAATATTCAAAAAATCAATGCTTGTTTTCACCGCGCGGCGGGAATCCTTCTGCGTTGGCGCTGGCCGGCTCTGCTTTTGTTTGTCGCGTTGCTGGCGGTTTCCGTCGTCGGGCTGACCCGGCTGGAGAGCGACATCGACATGGACAACTGGTTCATGGAGGATGACGCCCTGCTGGCGGTCAAGGATCGTTTCGAGGCCATTTTCGGCAACGATGATTTTTGCGCCGTGCTGGTGGAGGCGGACGATGTTTTTTCCCACCAGGCCCTGAGCGCGATTCGCGAGTTGGGCCGTGAGTTGGAGAAAAA encodes the following:
- a CDS encoding DUF1302 family protein: MRALFSRTIRSLPLLLGLGLLIAPETVHAVRIGSTPFSLTGWFDAVQSLRTHEPHDSLTSRARLRLELSGDFDALYSFASLDAEKNWQIDQETGVDPHEIWLEYAGRRWDVRVGRQIIIWGKADGVQITDIISPPDYTESISRELDEVRLPVDALKVRWLGDYFDTELIWIPLFKAAVQAKGDNPWTVRQEVPDHIHITTHGVDEPTTNLRNSELALKVSGYFSGLDVAASVFYTWDDYAAYHRRVVPDGDDLLVTYFPRHHRLTVFGLEFSRPWSDFVFRGEAAWYVGRYLERDDLDADPIAKDVVKWLGGVDWSPGNDWSVIGQLTGDIIIDYDAALADERQTCLATLNLSKQLLRQTLTLSAMLYYDLDDNEFYHRFKADYAVTGAFHLIGGADIFSSGDGRFGQYKGNSQIWIKAKYSF